The DNA window GCTGGAAACACCGGCCTATATTATCCGTTCGGCGGCCATTACCTCGGCGTTCCGTTTCAACGAAGGCGATACCCACCTGCGCATGGTGCTGGTGGACGAAGCCTTCTCAAAAATGGACGAAACCCGCTCTAAAGAAGTGATCAATTACTTAACCGAAAGCCTTGGCCTGCAACTGCTGTTTATTATGCCGACCAGTAAATCCGGCCCCTTTATGGACCTGATTTCCAACCAGTTTGTGTTCTCCAAAGTACCGCTCACCGGCGGCCAGAAAAAAGGCGAACTGCAAACCCGTGTACTGGTAGACCGGCAGCAGTGCAACCAGGACAAGGTAAAAGAGCTGTGGGCCAACCACCGCCGTACCATCCGCCATCAGGCCGGGCTGGATTTTATGGAGGAGTTTTCCGCATGATCGAGGCGAAACGGCCGTACGGGCAGGGCGATAATTCTTACCAGTCGGCCGGCGGTTACGACGGCATTAAACAGCTGGTGGATGACTTTTACGCGGCTATGGATACCTTGCCGGAAGCGGCGCACATCCGCGCCATGCATCCGGACGATTTATCCACTGCCGCCGATAAACTCACGCGCTTTTTGTGCGGCTGGCTGGGCGGCCCGCGGCTGTTTTCGGAAAAATACGGCCCCATTGCCATTCCGGCGTTTCACCGCGCTTTTCCCATTGGCCCCAACGAGCGTGATGCCTGGCTGCTGTGCATGAAAACCGCCGCCGCTAAACAGCCCTTTGCTGACGACTTTAAACAGTATTTGCTGGAACAGCTGTATGTGCCGGCCGAACGCAGCCGCAGCCTTGATTAAGGCATTGCTGCTGTTGTTGGTAATACCGCTGGCCAGTGCCAGCGGTATTTACCGTTGGGTGGACGCTGACGGCCGGGTACATTTTTCCGACCGGCCTCTGCAGCAAAATGCCGAGACAATAACGCTTAAACATCAGGCCAGTGGCTGGCAACCCATGGCCATTCAGGTGACCACCGCCGGTAGTTTACAAAACCGCCCGGCACCGCTGGATATGGCGCGTATTCAGAGCGAAGTAAACGGCATTTACCGCTTTTACCAGCAAACCCTGTATTTCGATTTTTTACGCTCTGTGCCAGTGAATATTCAGCTGCTGGAAAACCGGGCCGAATACATTCGCCATGTCTGGGATACCGCGCAATGGGACGCCAGTAAAACCCTGGGCGTTTATATGCCCAAAACCCACAGCATTGTGCTGTATCTGCACGAGGAAAAAACCGGCGGCCTGGAAAGTACCTACGCCACTATTCGCCACGAAGTCAGTCACGCCATATTGCATTCGTTAACCGGGCGCCTGCCGGACTGGCTGAACGAAGGCATGGCCGAACAAATGGAAACCCTTGGTTTCAGCGGTAACGCCTTTACGATTACTGCCCATCCGCGCAATAAACGCGGCTTGCTTGCCCGCCGCCAACAGGCCATGCCGGTGCTGCAATTTGTCGAGCTGCGCAGCGACCACTGGCGTAAATCCAACCATCAGCACGGTATTAATCAGGAAATGGCCGGGCAGCTGGTGTACATGCTGCTGAGTACGGATTACGGCCGCAGCTTAATTACCCGCTTACTTCAGGATTACAAACGTGGCGTGAATATGCGCTCGTATTATTTGCTCGACCAGCACTATATCGGTGGCGCCAAAGCGCTGGAAATACACTGGAATAACTGGCTGGCCAGTAATATGGCAGCACCGGCGCAGATTGAAATGAGGTAACCCATGCTTGCCATCCGCCACACCCTGGAAGTTTTTTTCACCTTTTTATGGCTGGGTTGCATCAGCTTCGGTGGCCCGGCCGCGCATATTGGTATTTTTCAGCGCGAATTTGTGCAACGTCGGCAGTGGTTGGGCAATGATGACTTTTCCCGCCTGCTGGCACTGGTGCAGTTTCTGCCCGGGCCGGCCTCCAGCCAGCTGGGTTTTGCCATCGGCCGGGTACAGGCCGGGCTGCCCGGCGCTGTCGCTGCCTTTATTGGTTTTACCCTGCCTTCCGCCGCGCTGATGCTGGCCTTTGCACTGGGTATGCTGGCCGGACTTGGTGACCAATACAGCTGGCTGGCGGGTATTATGCTGGGGCTTAAATGGCTGGCCGTGGTGGTGGTGGCCGACGCCGTGCTGACCATGAACCGCAATTTCTGTACCGATGGTTTTACCCGCATTATCGCTGCGGCCATGGCCGCCTTAACCCTGGCCACCGGCTTTATGGCGCTGGGTGGTTTACTGCTGGCAGCGCTGGCCGGCGGCCTGTGGTGGAAACCCGCGCAACCTTCAACAGCCAC is part of the Venatoribacter cucullus genome and encodes:
- a CDS encoding group II truncated hemoglobin, whose protein sequence is MIEAKRPYGQGDNSYQSAGGYDGIKQLVDDFYAAMDTLPEAAHIRAMHPDDLSTAADKLTRFLCGWLGGPRLFSEKYGPIAIPAFHRAFPIGPNERDAWLLCMKTAAAKQPFADDFKQYLLEQLYVPAERSRSLD
- a CDS encoding DUF4124 domain-containing protein is translated as MIKALLLLLVIPLASASGIYRWVDADGRVHFSDRPLQQNAETITLKHQASGWQPMAIQVTTAGSLQNRPAPLDMARIQSEVNGIYRFYQQTLYFDFLRSVPVNIQLLENRAEYIRHVWDTAQWDASKTLGVYMPKTHSIVLYLHEEKTGGLESTYATIRHEVSHAILHSLTGRLPDWLNEGMAEQMETLGFSGNAFTITAHPRNKRGLLARRQQAMPVLQFVELRSDHWRKSNHQHGINQEMAGQLVYMLLSTDYGRSLITRLLQDYKRGVNMRSYYLLDQHYIGGAKALEIHWNNWLASNMAAPAQIEMR